One segment of Nitrospirota bacterium DNA contains the following:
- the nadC gene encoding carboxylating nicotinate-nucleotide diphosphorylase → MKNFILQPSSLPVRQAGFNLDLILMNALSEDIGHCDVTTSAVIPPGHKSKAVLIAKDEFILAGISFAGRVFSLLDAGIKFNADKKDGRRVKKGDVIARVSGSTADLLKAERTALNLLQRLSGIATLTHKFVECVKGLHVKITDTRKTAPNLRFFEKYAVRAGGGHNHRFGLFDGVLIKDNHIAAAGGITKAVRLARSKTHHIMKIEVEAKNIKEVKQALSAGADIIMLDNMPVKEMKNAVKVIRRQNPSILIEASGSVTLQNVRQIAETGVDMISSGTVTHSAPAVDISMKVLD, encoded by the coding sequence ATGAAAAATTTCATCCTTCAACCTTCATCCCTGCCTGTCCGGCAGGCAGGCTTCAACCTTGATTTAATCTTGATGAATGCCCTTTCAGAGGATATAGGTCATTGCGATGTAACAACGTCTGCCGTTATACCCCCGGGCCATAAATCAAAGGCAGTGCTGATTGCTAAAGATGAATTTATCCTTGCAGGCATTTCTTTTGCCGGGAGGGTTTTCAGCCTGCTGGATGCCGGGATAAAATTTAATGCTGACAAAAAAGACGGCAGAAGAGTAAAAAAAGGAGATGTTATTGCACGGGTCAGCGGCAGTACGGCCGACTTACTGAAGGCTGAAAGGACTGCGCTTAATCTGCTTCAGCGTCTTTCGGGCATAGCAACCCTTACACACAAATTTGTTGAATGTGTGAAAGGGCTCCACGTTAAAATCACCGATACCAGGAAGACTGCTCCCAATCTCAGATTTTTTGAAAAATATGCGGTCCGGGCGGGCGGCGGCCACAATCACAGATTCGGTCTTTTTGACGGTGTGCTGATAAAGGACAACCACATTGCCGCAGCCGGCGGGATTACAAAAGCTGTGCGGCTTGCGCGGTCCAAAACGCATCACATTATGAAAATTGAAGTGGAGGCAAAAAACATCAAAGAAGTAAAGCAGGCGTTGTCCGCAGGCGCGGATATAATTATGCTTGACAACATGCCAGTCAAAGAGATGAAAAATGCCGTAAAAGTAATTCGCCGGCAAAATCCCAGCATACTCATTGAGGCATCCGGCAGTGTGACTTTGCAAAATGTCAGGCAGATAGCTGAGACCGGCGTTGACATGATTTCTTCAGGCACAGTCACCCATTCAGCCCCTGCGGTTGATATAAGCATGAAGGTACTTGACTGA